From a single Arachis hypogaea cultivar Tifrunner chromosome 3, arahy.Tifrunner.gnm2.J5K5, whole genome shotgun sequence genomic region:
- the LOC112780580 gene encoding uncharacterized protein produces MTLAKIEDKLQGNGRSLKEFDKMPYPSSDIIDGLEDRLLLDELNFDVDALTKELNNNLSNMNIGQRKAFDVIIQAVNGNAGGFFFVYGCGGTDKTYLYRTLSAAIRSKRGIVLNVTSSGIASLLFPNGRTTHSRFKIPLELTEDSVYCIKQGTSLAKLICKARLIIWDEAPMLNKLCYEALDKCFRDILSSEPYYNAELPFGGKVVVLGVDFRQILPVIPMSSRQDIVHSAINASYLWQHCTILTLTVNMRLTIGPTDKAVDDVIEFSKWLLDIGDGLVGDSMDGESEVHIHPDILIHDSIHPFDDMVEFVYPNLLANIIQPSYFKHRSILGLTLEVVNEVNTLIIDRLEGDEKIYLSCDSLCVEEGNMESDLDTITPDVLNAISCSGLPPHQLTLKVGVPVMLLRNIDQSNGLCNGTRLQVRKLGNHVVECMTLTGNKVGQVVIIPRMDMIPTNQGLPFRFQRRQFPIIVSFAMTINKSQGQTLITVGLYLPRPVFSHGQLYVALSRVKSKNGLRVLIQNNKCKVATSTINVSTGKYLEISTRR; encoded by the coding sequence ATGACACTTGCGAAAATTGAGGACAAGCTTCAGGGTAATGGAAGATCTCTTAAAGAGTTTGACAAGATGCCTTACCCAAGTTCGGACATTATTGATGGCTTAGAGGATCGACTCCTACTAGATGAGCTGAACTTTGATGTCGATGCCCTAACTAAGGAGCTTAACAACAACCTATCTAATATGAACATAGGTCAGAGAAAAGCATTTGATGTCATCATACAGGCAGTCAATGGTAACGCCGGAGGATTCTTCTTTGTTTATGGCTGCGGTGGTACCGATAAGACGTATCTATACAGGACTCTATCAGCTGCAATTCGAAGCAAAAGGGGCATTGTACTGAATGTTACATCCAGTGGGATTGCTTCTTTATTGTTTCCAAATGGACGCACAACTCATTCAAGGTTTAAGATACCGCTGGAGTTGACAGAGGACTCAGTATATTGCATTAAGCAAGGTACATCTTTGGCCAAGTTGATATGCAAAGCTAGACTTATTATATGGGATGAGGCACCAATGCTCAACAAACTTTGCTACGAAGCACTCGACAAGTGCTTTCGTGACATCCTGAGCTCAGAACCATATTATAATGCAGAATTACCTTTTGGAGGTAAGGTCGTGGTACTAGGAGTTGACTTTAGACAGATTCTTCCAGTCATTCCAATGAGCTCCCGTCAGGATATTGTTCATTCAGCTATCAATGCTTCGTATCTATGGCAACACTGTACTATTCTAACCCTGACAGTGAACATGCGTTTAACTATTGGACCAACAGATAAAGCTGTGGATGATGTTATTGAGTTCTCAAAATGGCTGTTGGATATTGGGGATGGCTTGGTTGGGGATTCTATGGATGGGGAGTCAGAGGTGCATATTCATCCTGACATATTGATACATGATTCAATTCATCCCTTTGATGATATGGTTGAGTTTGTATACCCTAACCTCTTGGCTAATATTATCCAGCCATCGTACTTTAAACATCGATCCATCCTTGGTCTTACATTAGAGGTGGTCAATGAGGTAAATACGCTCATAATAGATCGTTTGGAAGGggatgaaaaaatatatttaagctGTGATAGTTTGTGTGTTGAGGAAGGAAACATGGAGTCAGACTTGGACACAATTACACCGGATGTTCTTAATGCTATTAGCTGCTCTGGTTTGCCCCCACATCAACTAACTCTAAAAGTAGGTGTGCCAGTCATGCTATTGCGCAATATTGACCAGTCCAACGGTCTATGTAACGGGACAAGATTACAAGTACGGAAACTAGGAAATCATGTTGTTGAGTGCATGACGTTAACAGGAAACAAGGTTGGTCAGGTAGTCATAATACCGCGAATGGATATGATTCCTACCAACCAAGGTCTGCCGTTTAGGTTTCAGAGGAGACAATTCCCAATTATTGTGTCCTTCGCAATGACGATTAATAAGTCACAGGGACAAACTTTGATCACGGTTGGGTTGTACTTGCCAAGGCCAGTTTTTTCGCACGGCCAGCTGTATGTTGCACTatcaagagtaaagtcaaagaaTGGACTCAGAGTGTTAATTCAGAATAACAAATGCAAGGTGGCCACTTCGACAATCAATGTGTCTACAGGGAAATATTTGGAAATATCCACTAGACGGTAA
- the LOC112780548 gene encoding uncharacterized protein, with translation MASTFNNVKDIDASHDNLTYRIKVRLIKIWTLSTAEQKFQKPMLELVVMDNQGDRIQCSIRNPHRRLFEADLTEGKIYTISNFSVAQNDLKYKATNHVSRIYFKRDTQLRVVQDPLFLTHIFCFVPNEVILNHTNAQSHLIDLIGLLTAKGDIIEFTKNGKKSIYIVIELDDLRRNGTIRCTLWEEFVTKLVKHMEETPTSEYILIIQFAKFNLFKGTMGISNTNYNFILHINGDFQEVKDFRKSVIISGVPAATQVSQIPGEPTYSLEEDLLNHSIYKPISELKDSIENGSLSLLARLYPLILRMGGGTRVASIASILYKKPRTHTTVLGVRHTHRLTLQGLA, from the exons ATGGCTAGCACCTTCAACAATGTCAAGGACATTGATGCATCCCATGACAACTTGACCTATAGGATCAAGGTGCGTTTGATTAAGATTTGGACTCTATCTACGGCTGAGCAGAAATTTCAAAAGCCAATGCTGGAGCTGGTGGTCATGGATAATCAA GGAGATCGGATCCAATGTTCAATTCGAAACCCTCATAGGAGGTTATTTGAGGCCGACCTTACCGAAGGGAAAATATACACTATCTCCAATTTTTCAGTTGCTCAGAATGACCTCAAGTACAAAGCCACCAATCATGTTAGCAGAATATATTTTAAGAGAGATACCCAGCTTAGGGTGGTTCAGGATCCTCTATTCCTTACACATATTTTTTGCTTTGTGCCCAATGAAGTAATACTTAACCACACCAATGCTCAGTCCCATTTAATTG atttaattgGGCTCCTCACTGCTAAGGGTGACATTATTGAATTCACAAAGAATGGAAAGAAGTCCATTTACATTGTCATAGAACTTGATGACCTGAG AAGAAATGGTACCATTCGATGTACTTTGTGGGAAGAATTTGTAACTAAATTGGTAAAGCATATGGAAGAGACACCAACCTCAGAATATATACTTATTATACAATTTGCGAAGTTTAACCTATTTAAAG GTACAATGGGTATATCAAACACCAACTACAATTTCATTCTGCACATCAACGGTGATTTTCAAGAGGTCAAGGATTTTCGCAAGAG TGTCATAATATCAGGTGTACCTGCTGCAACTCAAGTTTCTCAAATACCGGGAGAGCCGACATATTCACTCGAAGAGGACCTACTTAACCATTCCATTTATAAGCCCATCTCCGAGCTGAAGGATTCAATTGAG AATGGCTCTTTGTCACTATTGGCACGGTTATATCCATTGATCCTAAGAATGGGTGGTGGTACAAGAGTTGCAAGCATTGCTTCCATTCTTTACAAGAAGCCGAGAACTCATACCACTGTGCTAGGTGTGAGACATACCCATCGTCTCACACTCCAAG GTTTAGCATAA
- the LOC112791114 gene encoding uncharacterized protein: MRVADETDTASFLLYDKEASKFLGISASDLRLAQLTRGGVNEEYPTELNSLMGKKFLFKVSVKMEDLNAFQPCRIIVTKLCADNSVITKFTAKTRFDEHNMGMENSELLSMNTDSAETPKGTTSPSVETLSQGTNDGFSTPNDKIITGGWSKKLIDVYPDSARASSSSKCRKVTEGATATIVEIHDE, encoded by the exons ATGCGAGTTGCTGATGAGACCGATACGGCTTCTTTCCTACTGTACGATAAGGAGGCGTCCAAATTCCTTGGTATATCCGCATCCGATCTCAgactcgcacaactaaccagg GGTGGAGTTAACGAGGAATATCCAACAGAGCTTAACTCACTGATGGGAAAGAAATTTCTGTTCAAAGTATCTGTGAAAATGGAAGATCTTAATGCATTCCAACCATGTAGGATAATTGTTACTAAGCTCTGTGCGGACAACTCTGTTATCACAAAATTTACTGCGAAGACTAGATTTGACGAG CATAATATGGGTATGGAGAACTCTGAACTGCTGAGCATGAACACTGACTCTGCTGAGACCCCAAAG GGTACAACCTCTCCCTCTGTTGAGACTTTATCCCAGGGAACAAATGATGGATTCTCAACTCCAAATGATAAAATTATCACTGGTGGGTGGTCTAAGAAGCTGATCGACGTGTACCCCGATTCTGCCcgtgcatcatcatcatccaaaTGCAGGAAAGTGACAGAGGGTGCCACTGCAACTATTGTCGAGATTCATGATGAGTAG
- the LOC112791115 gene encoding uncharacterized protein codes for MAASNFHDQGRYFYIEINPDLDMGEIPSIFFRRFKGGLPNFMTFYDFAGNEVDVVIEKCHCTAIIVAGYNSLVTLYGLKEGGWLKVCYVGREKFLIIEVKDHNMVAKGLCFPPLKLRVDIKPTIAIDETISLSEDTSAASPLNQDTVSSKLGKSPQVVHNEATLHPNSDFVLQSGHFIPHSVFNVSNLVEPNAYSGMEAAYNNTTISSSDDAVAQPPHDPIKQVLSMTVFPTPPQINGPLLPSILPTSNPNTSNISVGDLNCAAPISPNLNSPPPPDPNLNVSPPDSLPGEELYSIVRVITEYQSKHYSLLIPSAFAAQAFPSRLDFIHIRQLHKPPILMKLRWRSPRSSEAFVTRGWRKFSIVNGLRCGSVLRLSVPVQDETTMFVTILRI; via the exons ATGGCTGCATCCAACTTCCACGACCAAGGGCGTTATTTCTATATCGAGATCAACCCTGACCTG GACATGGGTGAGATCCCTTCCATCTTCTTCAGGAGATTCAAGGGCGGGCTTCCAAACTTCATGACTTTCTATGACTTTGCTGGAAATGAGGTTGATGTTGTTATTGAGAAGTGTCACTGCACTGCTATTATTGTTGCTGGTTACAACAGCTTAGTCACACTCTATGGCCTCAAAGAAGGTGGTTGGCTCAAAGTGTGCTACGTTGGTAGGGAGAAATTTCTCATTATCGAAGTAAAAGACCACAATATGGTGGCCAAAGGTCTCTGCTTTCCACCCCTCAAGCTAAGGGTCGACATCAAACCTACCATTGCTATTGATGAAACTATATCACTCTCCGAAGACACCTCAGCGGCAAGCCCACTCAACCAGGATACGGTTTCATCCAAGCTAGGAAAATCACCCCAAGTTGTGCATAATGAAGCCACCTTGCACCCTAATTCAGATTTTGTGCTGCAGAGTGGTCATTTTATACCTCACTCTGTTTTTAATGTCTCAAATCTTGTTGAACCCAATGCTTACTCGGGGATGGAGGCTGCATATAATAACACAACGATTTCGTCTTCTGATGATGCTGTAGCTCAGCCACCTCACGATCCAATCAAACAAGTGCTTTCAATGACGGTCTTCCCTACTCCTCCCCAAATAAATGGGCCCCTCCTTCCATCCATATTACCAACCTCTAATCCTAACACATCAAATATCAGTGTTGGTGATCTTAACTGTGCTGCACCCATCTCACCCAATCTGAACAGCCCCCCTCCGCCAGATCCGAACCTCAACGTGTCGCCTCCGGATTCTCTCCCTGGGGAAGAGCTCTATAGCATAGTGAGGGTTATAACTGAATACCAGTCCAAACACTACTCATTG CTTATTCCTTCGGCTTTTGCGGCCCAAGCATTTCCTTCCAGGCTTGACTTTATTCATATTCGTCAACTGCATAAGCCACCTATACTCATGAAGCTTCGTTGGAGGAGTCCTAGATCATCTGAGGCATTCGTTACTAGGGGTTGGCGTAAATTTTCCATTGTCAATGGTCTTAGGTGCGGCAGTGTTCTGCGTCTCAGTGTCCCCGTGCAAGATGAGACCACCATGTTCGTTACTATTCTACGTATCTAG